The following proteins come from a genomic window of Macaca fascicularis isolate 582-1 chromosome 8, T2T-MFA8v1.1:
- the GFUS gene encoding GDP-L-fucose synthase isoform X1, producing MGEPQGSMRILVTGGSGLVGKAIQKVVADGAGLPGEDWVFVSSKDADLTDAAQTRALFEKVRPTHVIHLAAMVGGLFRNIKYNLDFWRKNVHINDNVLHSAFEVGACKVVSCLSTCIFPDKTTYPIDETMIHNGPPHSSNFGYSYAKRMIDVQNRAYFQQYGCTFTAVIPTNVFGPHDNFNIEDGHVLPGLIHKVHLAKSSSSALTVWGTGKPRRQFIYSLDLAQLFIWVLREYNEVEPIILSVGEEDEVSIKEAAEAVVEAMDFHGEVTFDTSKSDGQFKKTASNSKLRTYLPDFRFTPFKQAVKETCAWFTDNYEQARK from the exons ATGGGTGAACCCCAGGGGTCCATGCGGATTCTAGTGACAGGGGGCTCTGGGCTGGTAGGCAAAGCCATCCAGAAGGTGGTAGCAGATGGAGCTGGACTTCCTGGAGAGGACTGggtgtttgtctcctccaaagaCGCCGATCTCAC GGATGCAGCACAGACCCGCGCCCTGTTTGAGAAGGTCCGACCCACGCATGTCATCCATCTTGCTGCAATGGTGGGGGGCCTGTTCCGGAATATCAAATACAATTTGGACTTCTGG AGGAAAAATGTGCACATCAACGACAACGTCCTGCACTCGGCCTTCGAGGTGGGCGCCTGCAAGGTGGTGTCCTGCCTGTCCACCTGTATCTTCCCTGACAAGACGACCTACCCCATAGATGAGACCATG ATCCACAATGGGCCGCCCCACAGCAGCAATTTTGGGTACTCGTATGCCAAGAGGATGATCGACGTGCAGAACAG GGCTTACTTCCAGCAGTACGGCTGCACCTTCACCGCTGTCATCCCCACCAACGTCTTTGGGCCCCACGACAACTTCAACATCGAGGATGGCCATGTGCTGCCTGGCCTCATCCACAAGGTGCACCTGGCCAAGA GCAGCAGCTCGGCCCTGACGGTGTGGGGTACCGGGAAGCCGCGGAGGCAGTTCATATACTCGCTG GACCTGGCCCAGCTCTTTATCTGGGTCCTACGGGAGTACAATGAAGTGGAGCCCATCATCCTCTCAG TGGGCGAGGAAGATGAGGTCTCCATCAAGGAGGCAGCCGAGGCGGTGGTGGAGGCCATGGACTTCCATGGGGAGGTCACC TTTGATACATCCAAGTCGGATGGGCAGTTTAAGAAGACAGCCAGTAACAGCAAGCTGAGGACCTACCTGCCTGACTTCCGGTTCACACCTTTCAAGCAGG CGGTGAAGGAGACCTGTGCTTGGTTCACTGACAACTACGAGCAGGCCCGGAAATGA
- the GFUS gene encoding GDP-L-fucose synthase isoform X2, whose amino-acid sequence MVGGLFRNIKYNLDFWRKNVHINDNVLHSAFEVGACKVVSCLSTCIFPDKTTYPIDETMIHNGPPHSSNFGYSYAKRMIDVQNRAYFQQYGCTFTAVIPTNVFGPHDNFNIEDGHVLPGLIHKVHLAKSSSSALTVWGTGKPRRQFIYSLDLAQLFIWVLREYNEVEPIILSVGEEDEVSIKEAAEAVVEAMDFHGEVTFDTSKSDGQFKKTASNSKLRTYLPDFRFTPFKQAVKETCAWFTDNYEQARK is encoded by the exons ATGGTGGGGGGCCTGTTCCGGAATATCAAATACAATTTGGACTTCTGG AGGAAAAATGTGCACATCAACGACAACGTCCTGCACTCGGCCTTCGAGGTGGGCGCCTGCAAGGTGGTGTCCTGCCTGTCCACCTGTATCTTCCCTGACAAGACGACCTACCCCATAGATGAGACCATG ATCCACAATGGGCCGCCCCACAGCAGCAATTTTGGGTACTCGTATGCCAAGAGGATGATCGACGTGCAGAACAG GGCTTACTTCCAGCAGTACGGCTGCACCTTCACCGCTGTCATCCCCACCAACGTCTTTGGGCCCCACGACAACTTCAACATCGAGGATGGCCATGTGCTGCCTGGCCTCATCCACAAGGTGCACCTGGCCAAGA GCAGCAGCTCGGCCCTGACGGTGTGGGGTACCGGGAAGCCGCGGAGGCAGTTCATATACTCGCTG GACCTGGCCCAGCTCTTTATCTGGGTCCTACGGGAGTACAATGAAGTGGAGCCCATCATCCTCTCAG TGGGCGAGGAAGATGAGGTCTCCATCAAGGAGGCAGCCGAGGCGGTGGTGGAGGCCATGGACTTCCATGGGGAGGTCACC TTTGATACATCCAAGTCGGATGGGCAGTTTAAGAAGACAGCCAGTAACAGCAAGCTGAGGACCTACCTGCCTGACTTCCGGTTCACACCTTTCAAGCAGG CGGTGAAGGAGACCTGTGCTTGGTTCACTGACAACTACGAGCAGGCCCGGAAATGA
- the PYCR3 gene encoding pyrroline-5-carboxylate reductase 3 isoform X2, which produces MARGRHVGSSETKLLQHLLEACGRCEEVPEAYVDIHTGLSGSGVAFVCAFSEALAEGAVKMGMPSSLAHRIAAQTLLGTAKMLLHEGQHPAQLRSDVCTPGGTTIYGLHALEQGGLRAATMSAVEAATCRARELSRK; this is translated from the exons ATGGCGCGGGGCCGCCACGTGGGGAGCAGCGAGACCAAGCTCCTGCAGCATCTGCTGGAGGCCTGTGGGCGGTGTGAGGAGGTGCCTGAAGCCTACGTCGACATCCACACTGGCCTCAGTGGCAGTGGCGTGGCCTTC GTGTGTGCATTTTCTGAGGCCCTGGCCGAAGGCGCCGTCAAGATGGGCATGCCCAGCAGCCTGGCCCACCGCATCGCTGCCCAGACCCTGCTG GGGACAGCCAAGATGCTGCTGCACGAGGGCCAACACCCAGCCCAGCTGCGCTCAGATGTGTGCACCCCGGGTGGCACCACCATCTACGGGCTCCATGCCCTGGAGCAGGGCGGGCTGCGAGCAGCCACCATGAGCGCTGTGGAGGCCGCCACCTGCCGGGCCAGGGAGCTCAGCAGAAAGTAG
- the GFUS gene encoding GDP-L-fucose synthase isoform X3 — MAGQGSPGPARLEWAWAAHRRRLVPVPSMRALAASRVNDLRQKPQSQGATDMGEPQGSMRILVTGGSGLVGKAIQKVVADGAGLPGEDWVFVSSKDADLTDAAQTRALFEKVRPTHVIHLAAMVGGLFRNIKYNLDFWRKNVHINDNVLHSAFEVGACKVVSCLSTCIFPDKTTYPIDETMIHNGPPHSSNFGYSYAKRMIDVQNRAYFQQYGCTFTAVIPTNVFGPHDNFNIEDGHVLPGLIHKVHLAKSSSSALTVWGTGKPRRQFIYSLDLAQLFIWVLREYNEVEPIILSVGEEDEVSIKEAAEAVVEAMDFHGEVTFDTSKSDGQFKKTASNSKLRTYLPDFRFTPFKQAVKETCAWFTDNYEQARK, encoded by the exons ATGGCTGGCCAGGGGTCTCCAGGACCAGCCCGCCTCGAGTGGGCGTGGGCTGCACACAGGCGCCGCCTCGTGCCTGTCCCTAGCATGCGGGCTTTGGCTGCAAGCCGTGTTAACGACTTGCGCCAGAAGCCCCAGTCCCAAG GTGCAACTGACATGGGTGAACCCCAGGGGTCCATGCGGATTCTAGTGACAGGGGGCTCTGGGCTGGTAGGCAAAGCCATCCAGAAGGTGGTAGCAGATGGAGCTGGACTTCCTGGAGAGGACTGggtgtttgtctcctccaaagaCGCCGATCTCAC GGATGCAGCACAGACCCGCGCCCTGTTTGAGAAGGTCCGACCCACGCATGTCATCCATCTTGCTGCAATGGTGGGGGGCCTGTTCCGGAATATCAAATACAATTTGGACTTCTGG AGGAAAAATGTGCACATCAACGACAACGTCCTGCACTCGGCCTTCGAGGTGGGCGCCTGCAAGGTGGTGTCCTGCCTGTCCACCTGTATCTTCCCTGACAAGACGACCTACCCCATAGATGAGACCATG ATCCACAATGGGCCGCCCCACAGCAGCAATTTTGGGTACTCGTATGCCAAGAGGATGATCGACGTGCAGAACAG GGCTTACTTCCAGCAGTACGGCTGCACCTTCACCGCTGTCATCCCCACCAACGTCTTTGGGCCCCACGACAACTTCAACATCGAGGATGGCCATGTGCTGCCTGGCCTCATCCACAAGGTGCACCTGGCCAAGA GCAGCAGCTCGGCCCTGACGGTGTGGGGTACCGGGAAGCCGCGGAGGCAGTTCATATACTCGCTG GACCTGGCCCAGCTCTTTATCTGGGTCCTACGGGAGTACAATGAAGTGGAGCCCATCATCCTCTCAG TGGGCGAGGAAGATGAGGTCTCCATCAAGGAGGCAGCCGAGGCGGTGGTGGAGGCCATGGACTTCCATGGGGAGGTCACC TTTGATACATCCAAGTCGGATGGGCAGTTTAAGAAGACAGCCAGTAACAGCAAGCTGAGGACCTACCTGCCTGACTTCCGGTTCACACCTTTCAAGCAGG CGGTGAAGGAGACCTGTGCTTGGTTCACTGACAACTACGAGCAGGCCCGGAAATGA
- the PYCR3 gene encoding pyrroline-5-carboxylate reductase 3 isoform X1, with protein sequence MAAAGSATRRVGFVGAGRMAGAIAQGLIRAGKVEAQHIVASAPTDRNLCHFQALGCQTTHSNQEVLQSCLLVIFATKPHILPAVVAEVAPVVTAEHILVSVAAGVSLSTLEELLPPNTRVLRVLPNLPCVVQEGAIVMARGRHVGSSETKLLQHLLEACGRCEEVPEAYVDIHTGLSGSGVAFVCAFSEALAEGAVKMGMPSSLAHRIAAQTLLGTAKMLLHEGQHPAQLRSDVCTPGGTTIYGLHALEQGGLRAATMSAVEAATCRARELSRK encoded by the exons ATGGCGGCTGCGGGGTCGGCTACGCGGCGCGTGGGCTTCGTGGGCGCGGGCCGCATGGCGGGGGCCATCGCGCAGGGCCTCATCAGAGCAG ggAAAGTGGAAGCTCAGCACATAGTGGCCAGTGCACCAACAGACAGGAACTTATGTCACTTTCAA GCTCTGGGTTGCCAGACCACCCACTCCAACCAGGAGGTGCTGCAGAGCTGCCTGCTCGTCATCTTTGCCACCAAGCCCCACATCCTGCCAGCTGTCGTGGCAGAGGTGGCTCCTGTGGTCACTGCTGAACACATCTTGGTGTCCGTGGCTGCTGGGGTGTCTCTGAGCACCCTGGAGGAG CTGCTGCCCCCAAACACACGGGTGCTGCGGGTCTTGCCCAACCTGCCCTGTGTGGTCCAGGAAGGGGCCATAGTGATGGCGCGGGGCCGCCACGTGGGGAGCAGCGAGACCAAGCTCCTGCAGCATCTGCTGGAGGCCTGTGGGCGGTGTGAGGAGGTGCCTGAAGCCTACGTCGACATCCACACTGGCCTCAGTGGCAGTGGCGTGGCCTTC GTGTGTGCATTTTCTGAGGCCCTGGCCGAAGGCGCCGTCAAGATGGGCATGCCCAGCAGCCTGGCCCACCGCATCGCTGCCCAGACCCTGCTG GGGACAGCCAAGATGCTGCTGCACGAGGGCCAACACCCAGCCCAGCTGCGCTCAGATGTGTGCACCCCGGGTGGCACCACCATCTACGGGCTCCATGCCCTGGAGCAGGGCGGGCTGCGAGCAGCCACCATGAGCGCTGTGGAGGCCGCCACCTGCCGGGCCAGGGAGCTCAGCAGAAAGTAG